In one Lolium rigidum isolate FL_2022 chromosome 3, APGP_CSIRO_Lrig_0.1, whole genome shotgun sequence genomic region, the following are encoded:
- the LOC124696399 gene encoding probable F-box protein At2g36090: protein MEDGGTAGVGGGALGCLSAGCRFARCLDNKYIIIILTNSQAAQRNELHRCDELASTSHLQENMTDREFSPACGGQAETAIDDLPLDVLSLVLRRLDGASLAALGCASSGFHGLAADADTWRGLCLALWPSVAAVPLEPACCRGDGFHRALFADAFPFPATTATPAATTAAAPALPGRLVSAVDLHHKGVCIMSRVVDTDASTPWFLGSPFRVDALLQEGFTAPSQIAPAELALSWVLLDPASGRAVNASSRRPVSVDRSWLTGETVARFTVVLGGVALDAAVTCDDRYGHVREVSLCVEDADGGGVSGRDGLAALAAAMAAPRRGRGAEAEARAARRYAEFVKGKSARKEWKARREGLVDLCCSGVGAAAFVGFLVMLTCR, encoded by the exons ATGGAGGACGGCGGGACGGCCGGAGTTGGAGGTGGTGCGCTAGGCTGCTTGTCTGCGGGGTGCAGGTTCGCGCGGTGTCTTG ACAACAagtacatcatcatcatcttaACCAACTCACAGGCCGCACAACGGAACGAATTGCACCGCTGCGACGAGCTTGCGTCGACCAGCCATCTTCAGGAGAACATGACGGACCGCGAGTTTTCTccggcgtgcggcggccaggcGGAGACGGCCATCGACGACCTCCCGCTGGACGTGCTGTCCCTCGTGCTCCGCCGGCTGGACGGCGCGTCCCTGGCCGCGCTCGGCTGCGCGAGCTCCGGCTTCCACggcctcgccgccgacgccgacacGTGGCGCGGCCTCTGCCTCGCTCTCTGGCCGTCGGTCGCCGCCGTCCCCCTTGAACCAGCCTGCTGCCGCGGCGACGGCTTCCACCGTGCGCTATTCGCCGACGCGTTCCCGTTCCCAGCGACGACGGCGAcaccagcggcgacgacggcagcggCGCCCGCCCTGCCCGGCCGCCTCGTGTCGGCCGTGGACCTGCACCACAAGGGGGTGTGCATCATGTCGCGCGTGGTGGACACGGACGCCTCCACGCCGTGGTTCCTCGGCTCGCCCTTCCGCGTCGACGCGCTCCTGCAGGAGGGCTTCACCGCGCCGTCGCAGATCGCGCCCGCGGAGCTCGCGCTCAGCTGGGTGCTGCTGGACCCGGCCTCCGGCCGCGCCGTCAACGCGTCCAGCCGCCGCCCCGTGTCCGTTGACCGCAGCTGGCTCACGGGCGAGACCGTGGCGCGCTTCACCGTCGTGCTCGGCGGCGTCGCGCTGGACGCCGCCGTCACCTGCGACGACCGCTACGGCCACGTCCGGGAGGTCAGCCTGTGCGTCGAggacgccgacggcggcggcgtcagcGGGCGGGACGGGCTGGCAGCGCTCGCCGCGGCCATGGCCGCCCCGAGGCGGGGCCggggcgcggaggcggaggcacgGGCGGCGCGCCGGTACGCCGAGTTCGTCAAGGGGAAGagcgcgcggaaggagtggaaggCCAGGCGGGAGGGCCTGGTTGACCTCTgctgctccggcgtcggcgcggcGGCGTTCGTCGGCTTCCTCGTCATGCTCACGTGCCGCTGA
- the LOC124699365 gene encoding mRNA-decapping enzyme-like protein: protein MPPPPMPPPSNGGKVTPNLAMDAEGTRLLNLTVLQRLDPAVEDILITAAHVTLYDFNIDLNQWSRKDVEGSLFVVKRNTQPRFQFIVMNRRNTDNLVEDLLSDFEYELQPPYLLYRNAAQEVNGIWFYNQQDCDAVANLFGRILNAYARVPPKAKVPSAISEFEELEAVPTSAAIDGPLEPPPASTLISDTPDESLANYFSGAASIGGLSSAPMVGRAHPSTESTASSHMTIHSAAPVHQIPPPLGGSSAPPLPLQDTHAGHSTNLLTPAFFAPPSSSSASLAPPASSMMPTAPPLHPTSVSAQYPQYGHGTPLLQPFPPPAPPPSFAPAHNEGPMISRDKVKDALLRLVQSDEFIDLVYRELQNAHM, encoded by the exons atgccgccgccgcccatgccGCCGCCGTCCAACGGGGGCAAGGTCACCCCGAACCTGGCCATGGACGCCGAGGGCACGCGCCTGCTCAACCTCACCGTCCTGCAGCGCCTCGACCCCGCCGTCGAGGACATCCTCATCACCGCCGCCCACGTCACCCTCTACGACTTCAACATCGACCTCAACCAATGG AGCCGCAAGGACGTGGAGGGGTCGCTGTTCGTCGTCAAGAG GAACACCCAGCCGAGGTTCCAGTTTATCGTCATGAACAGGCGGAACACGG ATAATCTCGTGGAGGATTTATTAAGTGATTTTGAATACGAACTTCAGCCTCCATATTTGTTGTACCGTAATGCTGCACAAGAAGTAAATGGTATTTGGTTTTACAATCAACAGGACTGCGATGCTGTAGCAAATCTTTTTGGAAG GATACTGAATGCTTATGCCAGAGTGCCTCCAAAAGCAAAAGTCCCTTCCGCCATAAG CGAGTTCGAGGAATTGGAGGCTGTTCCTACATCTGCTGCAATAGATGGACCCCTTGAACCTCCGCCAGCATCTACGCTTATCTCTGATACTCCTGATGAATCACTTGCCAATTACTTTAGT GGCGCTGCAAGTATCGGGGGTTTATCAAGTGCGCCAATGGTCGGAAGAGCTCATCCATCCACGGAGAGCACTGCATCTTCCCACATGACTATTCATTCTGCTGCTCCGGTGCATCAAATACCCCCTCCTTTAGGGGGTTCATCAGCTCCACCACTGCCCCTCCAGGACACCCATGCTGGCCATTCCACAAATCTCTTAACACCGGCATTCTTTGCACCTCCCTCGTCGTCTTCTGCATCATTAGCGCCGCCAGCTTCCTCAATGATGCCGACTGCACCgcctcttcatccaacttcagtaTCTGCTCAATACCCTCAGTATGGGCATGGCACCCCGCTACTCCAACCTTTTCCACCACCTGCACCGCCTCCTTCCTTTGCCCCTGCACACAATGAAGGTCCCATGATTTCGCGGGATAAAGTTAAGGACGCCCTTCTGAGACTTGTTCAG AGTGATGAATTCATTGATTTAGTTTATCGGGAGTTGCAGAATGCACATATGTAG
- the LOC124696400 gene encoding G-box-binding factor 1-like produces the protein MPATDRADGGQLRQCRRVGSADVELHAAMALADMAGVEHHALPTQHHHAAAALPQQAATEHEEDEELASTRLSLELGNVGLQSSPCSSSSSGAGQQHQPMHAAAAAAAAVTGYGTSRPRNVLTEAEKEAKRLRRVLANRESARQTILRRQAIRDELARKVADLASQNENMKKEKDMVLEQYISLKETNKQLKQQAHHLSLSYL, from the exons ATGCCTGCTACTGATCGAGCCGACGGCGGGCAGCTCAGGCAATGTCGGCGGGTCGGCAGCGCCGACGTCGAGCTCCACGCCGCCATGGCGCTAGCCGACATGGCCGGGGTCGAGCACCACGCGCTCCCCACTCAGCACCACCACGCTGCCGCCGCCCTACCCCAG CAGGCGGCGACGGAgcacgaggaggacgaagagctgGCCAGCACGAGGCTGAGCCTGGAGCTGGGCAACGTCGGCCTCCAGTCCTCCCCTTGCTCCAGCAGCTCCAGCGGCGCCGGGCAGCAGCACCAGCCGatgcacgcggcggcggcggccgccgcagccgtgACGGGGTACGGCACCAGCAGGCCGCGGAACGTGCTCACCGAG GCGGAGAAGGAGGCGAAGCGGCTGCGGCGCGTGCTAGCCAACCGGGAGTCCGCCCGGCAAACCATCCTACGCCGCCAG GCGATCCGTGACGAGCTGGCGAGAAAGGTCGCAGATTTAGCCTCACAGAACGAGAACATGAAGAAG GAGAAGGACATGGTTCTGGAGCAGTACATCTCCCTCAAAGAAACCAACAAGCAGCTGAAACAACAGGCAcaccatctttcgctttcctacCTTTAA